A genomic window from Planctomycetia bacterium includes:
- a CDS encoding sugar phosphate isomerase/epimerase, with translation MHLGLVTYNWGKDWDLPTVLKNLKLAGWEGVELRSTHKHGVEPSLNATERKDVAKQFEDAGLVLVGLGSACEYHSTDPAVVKKNIDETKAFIELSHDCGGKGVKVRPNGLPKEVPVQKTLEQIGRSLNEVAAFGSGYGQQIRVEIHGVGTQELPHMKTIMDVADNPNATVCWNCNPTDLNGAGLEANFAMVSKRIGTVHIHDLISTYPWQQLFDLLKAANFTGYTLVEEGAATADPIRVMKYYRLLWERMTK, from the coding sequence ATGCACCTCGGACTCGTCACCTACAACTGGGGCAAAGATTGGGATCTGCCGACCGTCTTGAAGAACCTCAAGCTGGCCGGTTGGGAGGGGGTCGAGTTGCGAAGCACGCATAAACACGGCGTCGAGCCGAGCTTAAACGCGACCGAGCGCAAGGACGTCGCCAAGCAATTCGAAGATGCCGGGCTCGTGCTCGTCGGGCTCGGCAGCGCTTGCGAGTATCACTCTACTGACCCGGCCGTCGTGAAGAAGAATATCGATGAGACGAAAGCCTTCATCGAGCTCTCGCACGATTGCGGCGGCAAAGGAGTGAAGGTTCGTCCCAATGGATTGCCCAAAGAAGTGCCGGTGCAAAAGACGCTGGAACAAATCGGCCGCTCGTTGAACGAAGTCGCGGCGTTCGGGTCGGGATACGGACAGCAGATCCGAGTCGAGATCCACGGCGTAGGGACGCAAGAGCTGCCGCACATGAAGACGATCATGGATGTTGCCGACAACCCGAACGCGACCGTCTGTTGGAACTGCAACCCGACGGATCTCAACGGCGCGGGGCTCGAAGCGAACTTCGCGATGGTCTCGAAGCGAATCGGCACCGTGCATATTCACGACTTGATTTCGACCTACCCTTGGCAACAGCTCTTCGACTTGCTGAAAGCCGCGAACTTCACCGGCTATACGCTCGTCGAAGAAGGAGCCGCGACGGCCGATCCGATCCGCGTGATGAAATATTATCGGCTGCTTTGGGAACGGATGACGAAGTAA
- the pepF gene encoding oligoendopeptidase F: MAKQKALPKRSQVKTSDTWDLATLFASDDAWETAFKKYEKQTTGYEKFRGKLGDDAKTLAACLKFDDELDRLGDNLGSYAYLKTAEDTSNSVYQRMLGRFRNVASKAGQAASYIRPEIMSISAATMKKYLAAKEIAPYKLVLERVLRYKPHTLSQSEENLLAMQAEMADASNQVFRQLNNADLKFGFVKNEHGEEVELSHASFSSFLHSPVRKVRQAAFGQYYAQFKSHENTLAAMLAGSIQRDCYYAKARNYPSALEASLFPDNVPKSVYDNLCAAVRKNLPAVHRYYELRRRKMKLKDIHHYDTYVPILSEREMKHTWNQAVKTVVESLAPLGSEYCGVLEEGLMGRWCDRYENQGKQSGAFSSGTYDSIPYILMNYQPTVLDHVFTLTHEAGHSMHSYNSARNQPHIYYGYTIFVAEVASTFNEQLLSKHLMSQARDDNERAYLINREIDAIRGTVIRQTMFAEFEKRTHELVEQGEPLTTDRFKQVYRELLAAYFGPDFTLDDELALECFRIPHFYRAFYVYKYATGLSAAIALSERVVNGGKKELGDYLNFLKGGCSKDPLDLLRDAGVDMEKPAAVDTALSHFGKLVDELDSLL, encoded by the coding sequence ATGGCAAAACAAAAAGCTCTTCCGAAACGTAGCCAAGTCAAAACCTCCGACACGTGGGATCTTGCGACGTTATTCGCAAGCGACGATGCTTGGGAGACGGCGTTTAAGAAGTACGAGAAACAGACCACCGGTTACGAAAAGTTTCGCGGCAAGCTCGGCGACGATGCCAAGACGCTGGCCGCTTGTTTGAAGTTCGACGACGAACTCGATCGGCTCGGCGATAATCTCGGCAGCTACGCCTATCTTAAGACGGCGGAAGACACGTCGAACAGCGTTTACCAGCGGATGCTCGGTCGGTTCCGCAACGTCGCCTCGAAGGCCGGCCAAGCGGCGAGTTATATTCGGCCCGAGATCATGAGCATCTCGGCGGCGACGATGAAGAAGTACCTCGCGGCCAAGGAAATCGCGCCGTACAAGCTCGTGCTCGAGCGCGTCTTGCGCTATAAGCCGCACACGCTTTCGCAATCGGAAGAGAACTTGCTGGCGATGCAGGCCGAAATGGCCGATGCTTCGAATCAAGTGTTTCGTCAATTGAACAACGCCGATCTCAAATTCGGCTTCGTCAAGAACGAGCATGGCGAAGAAGTCGAGCTAAGCCACGCCTCGTTCTCTTCGTTCCTGCACTCACCGGTGCGCAAGGTGCGACAAGCGGCGTTCGGTCAATACTACGCGCAATTCAAGTCGCACGAGAACACGCTGGCGGCCATGCTCGCCGGTTCGATCCAGCGCGACTGTTATTACGCCAAGGCGCGGAACTATCCGAGCGCGCTCGAAGCTTCGCTGTTTCCCGACAACGTGCCGAAGTCGGTATACGACAATCTCTGTGCGGCGGTGCGCAAGAATTTGCCGGCCGTGCATCGCTACTACGAACTCCGTCGCCGCAAGATGAAGCTTAAGGACATTCACCACTACGATACTTACGTGCCGATTCTCAGCGAACGGGAGATGAAGCACACTTGGAATCAAGCGGTGAAGACGGTGGTTGAGTCGCTCGCGCCGCTCGGAAGCGAATACTGCGGCGTGCTTGAAGAAGGCTTGATGGGGCGCTGGTGCGATCGCTACGAAAACCAAGGCAAACAAAGCGGCGCGTTCTCCAGCGGCACGTACGACAGCATCCCGTACATCTTGATGAACTATCAGCCGACCGTGCTCGATCATGTCTTCACGCTGACGCACGAAGCCGGGCATTCGATGCACTCGTACAATTCGGCCCGCAACCAACCGCACATCTACTACGGCTACACGATATTCGTGGCCGAAGTGGCGAGCACGTTTAACGAGCAGTTGTTGAGCAAGCACCTGATGTCGCAAGCGCGTGACGATAACGAACGCGCCTACCTGATCAATCGCGAAATCGATGCGATCCGCGGCACCGTGATCCGGCAGACGATGTTCGCCGAGTTCGAGAAGCGGACGCACGAGTTGGTCGAACAAGGAGAACCCCTCACGACCGATCGCTTCAAGCAAGTCTATCGCGAGTTGCTCGCCGCTTATTTCGGGCCCGACTTCACGCTCGACGACGAGCTTGCGCTCGAATGTTTCCGCATTCCGCACTTCTACCGTGCGTTCTACGTCTACAAATACGCCACCGGTCTCTCGGCGGCGATCGCTCTTTCGGAACGCGTCGTCAACGGCGGCAAAAAGGAACTGGGGGACTATCTGAACTTCCTCAAGGGAGGTTGTTCTAAGGATCCGCTCGATCTGCTCCGCGACGCCGGAGTCGACATGGAAAAGCCCGCGGCCGTGGATACGGCGTTGTCTCATTTCGGAAAATTAGTCGACGAGCTCGATTCGCTGCTCTAA
- a CDS encoding alpha/beta hydrolase family protein — MRSDFREKLLDCLGGPWPDAGPLNASTIETTQHDGYRLEKVRYEVEPGESVAAYVLVPEGATSSKPAPGICLWHQHNGAYDIGMTEPAGLKGSEMHHTGVALAREGYVVVCPDTLGFGERQTGKLKGAQLERFLFLRYVVGGKCLAWKNILDMRRAVDYLACRPEVQADRLGCYGHSMGSTHTWLVGPWEPRLKVLVGNCCLPTYAAIHRVEMLHCFPNFIPGLFEFGDTPDIAALIAPRALHLNLGELDFGTPIAEAKQGIETIRRAYEAVHAEDKFTSYIEAGTGHVLSPEMWRRTKATFAKHLHG, encoded by the coding sequence ATGCGATCCGACTTTCGCGAAAAGCTCTTAGATTGCCTCGGCGGCCCTTGGCCCGACGCCGGGCCTTTGAACGCCTCGACCATCGAAACGACGCAACACGACGGCTATCGCCTGGAAAAGGTCCGTTACGAGGTCGAGCCGGGAGAGAGCGTTGCGGCGTATGTCTTAGTGCCCGAGGGTGCGACGTCGTCGAAGCCTGCGCCGGGTATTTGCCTTTGGCATCAGCACAACGGCGCCTACGACATCGGCATGACCGAACCGGCCGGCCTCAAAGGCTCGGAGATGCACCACACGGGCGTCGCTCTGGCACGCGAGGGCTATGTCGTCGTCTGCCCGGATACGCTCGGCTTCGGCGAACGGCAAACGGGCAAGCTCAAAGGGGCGCAGCTGGAGCGATTTCTGTTCTTGCGCTATGTCGTCGGCGGCAAATGCTTGGCGTGGAAAAACATTCTCGACATGCGTCGAGCAGTCGACTATCTCGCCTGCCGGCCGGAGGTGCAAGCCGATCGCCTCGGTTGCTACGGCCACTCGATGGGCTCCACGCACACCTGGCTCGTCGGTCCTTGGGAACCACGGCTGAAAGTCCTCGTCGGAAATTGCTGCTTGCCGACGTATGCTGCAATCCATCGCGTCGAGATGCTGCACTGCTTCCCGAATTTCATTCCGGGCTTGTTCGAATTCGGCGACACTCCCGACATCGCAGCGCTGATCGCGCCCCGAGCGTTGCATCTGAACCTGGGAGAACTCGATTTCGGCACGCCGATCGCCGAAGCGAAACAAGGGATCGAAACGATTCGCCGCGCATATGAAGCCGTGCATGCCGAGGATAAGTTCACTTCCTACATCGAAGCGGGCACCGGCCATGTGCTGAGCCCTGAAATGTGGCGCCGTACCAAGGCGACGTTCGCCAAGCATCTGCACGGCTGA
- a CDS encoding alpha/beta hydrolase yields MKPITVDGVRLAVFDEGRGTPVFFAHGFPLSHAMWNAQLKPFAERYRVIAPDLRGFGASEVVPGKTTMRRLADDCAAVLDELAVREPVVFCGLSMGGYVAWQFAKQHADKLRALVLCDTKAAADTTEAAETRRKMADHVLKYGTGAVAEAMPAKLFAAETHRSHPEIVAGIRNTIESTNALGLAAAQLGMAEREDMRDYLPKITVPTLVVVGREDVISPVEEMQAIAAAIPGAQFQVIENAGHMSPMENPAEFNRLVSAFIDGL; encoded by the coding sequence ATGAAACCTATCACGGTCGACGGCGTGCGCCTCGCAGTATTCGACGAAGGCCGAGGCACGCCGGTATTCTTCGCGCATGGTTTTCCACTGTCGCACGCGATGTGGAACGCTCAGCTCAAGCCGTTTGCCGAGCGCTATCGGGTGATCGCTCCCGACTTGCGGGGTTTCGGTGCGAGCGAGGTCGTGCCCGGCAAAACGACGATGCGGCGTCTTGCCGACGACTGCGCCGCGGTTCTCGACGAGCTCGCCGTCCGTGAACCGGTCGTCTTTTGCGGCCTTTCGATGGGGGGCTATGTCGCTTGGCAATTCGCCAAGCAGCATGCCGACAAACTTCGCGCGCTCGTACTGTGCGATACGAAAGCGGCAGCCGATACCACCGAAGCCGCGGAGACGCGCCGCAAGATGGCGGACCATGTGCTGAAGTACGGCACCGGAGCCGTGGCCGAAGCGATGCCTGCGAAGTTATTCGCGGCCGAAACGCATCGCTCGCATCCCGAAATCGTCGCCGGAATACGGAACACCATCGAATCGACGAACGCTCTAGGGCTGGCCGCGGCGCAGCTCGGCATGGCCGAGCGTGAAGACATGCGCGATTACCTGCCGAAGATCACGGTGCCGACGCTCGTCGTCGTCGGCCGCGAAGACGTGATCTCGCCGGTGGAAGAAATGCAAGCGATCGCCGCGGCGATTCCCGGCGCGCAGTTTCAAGTGATCGAAAACGCTGGGCACATGTCGCCGATGGAGAATCCGGCGGAGTTTAATCGGCTCGTGTCGGCCTTTATCGACGGGCTTTAA
- a CDS encoding glycosyltransferase family 39 protein — protein MDFGKQDAGDCGDRPEATLADKSQNNFRLSLRDFVLIASFGLSMLLINLGSVRVLTFHETVFAQPAKEMLRTGRWIVPTIAGEPFFDRTPLTAWSIALSMKIFGSDAEWVVRLPSVLFGVGTAILIGMMAARWFGRRIGLLAALIELTTVQTLTFARLAEADTLLCFTVTAAMYFFALGNVASPRRRIESRWLPVAFSVALAASFMVKWLFGPAFIGLGCLAFCVLSRDRKAWKFLFDPFGIVVAALLTIPWLVAAYREQPTIVDAFVSNHFHRFGGDMGSREPWFAYFYLIPFLLMPWIPFAGPVLASRLRNSKTRESFWLFGVCWFVSGMVLLSWSTFKAKHYAIPLLPPLVVAAAVGLHEYLQRRRIETSRLLPGFIGAALATGSAIVAFLEWKRPTDAHALAVIVTMITLGGTAALCFERRRRVNLQLVATFATLWIASVAVQTWIMPTHDSFRPLAELGRRTSNFVPPGTVVHLVKLPEVQIPFYIDRPQRRWDVIEKFTPEEAALASEKVSDTASDTAVSPSAVYVVTSRDYVEHLSKLSHQVEVLDSGTRSAHFTSDRDRLVLLRMGLAADSRPAAARPNGATVR, from the coding sequence ATGGATTTCGGAAAACAAGACGCCGGCGACTGCGGCGATCGTCCCGAGGCGACTCTTGCCGACAAGTCGCAAAATAACTTCCGACTATCGCTACGCGATTTCGTTTTGATCGCGTCGTTCGGGCTCTCCATGCTGCTGATCAATCTGGGCAGCGTGCGCGTCCTGACGTTTCACGAGACGGTCTTCGCACAACCGGCGAAAGAGATGCTCCGCACCGGCCGCTGGATCGTGCCGACGATCGCCGGAGAACCGTTTTTCGATCGAACTCCGCTAACCGCCTGGTCGATCGCGCTGTCGATGAAAATCTTCGGCAGCGACGCCGAATGGGTCGTACGGCTTCCGTCGGTCTTGTTCGGAGTCGGGACCGCGATCTTGATCGGGATGATGGCCGCACGTTGGTTCGGCCGGCGCATCGGCTTGCTCGCCGCCTTGATCGAGTTGACGACGGTGCAGACGCTGACGTTCGCGCGACTTGCCGAGGCCGACACGTTGCTCTGTTTCACCGTCACCGCGGCGATGTATTTCTTCGCGCTCGGCAACGTCGCTAGTCCGCGAAGACGAATCGAATCACGCTGGTTGCCGGTCGCGTTCTCGGTCGCGCTGGCCGCATCGTTCATGGTGAAATGGTTGTTCGGGCCGGCTTTCATCGGGCTCGGCTGCCTCGCATTTTGCGTTCTCTCGCGCGACCGCAAGGCCTGGAAGTTCCTCTTCGATCCCTTCGGCATCGTCGTCGCGGCGCTGCTGACGATTCCCTGGCTCGTCGCCGCGTATCGGGAACAGCCGACCATCGTCGATGCGTTCGTCAGCAATCATTTCCATCGCTTCGGTGGCGACATGGGGAGTCGCGAACCTTGGTTCGCTTATTTCTACTTGATTCCGTTCTTGCTGATGCCGTGGATTCCGTTTGCTGGGCCGGTCCTCGCGTCGCGACTTCGCAATTCGAAAACGCGAGAGTCGTTTTGGCTATTCGGCGTCTGCTGGTTCGTGTCGGGCATGGTGTTGTTGAGTTGGAGCACCTTTAAGGCGAAGCATTACGCGATCCCTCTCTTGCCGCCGCTCGTCGTCGCGGCGGCAGTCGGGCTCCACGAGTATCTGCAACGACGAAGAATCGAAACCAGTCGGCTATTGCCTGGGTTCATCGGAGCCGCTTTGGCGACAGGCTCGGCCATCGTCGCATTCTTAGAATGGAAACGACCGACCGATGCTCACGCGCTGGCGGTTATCGTAACCATGATCACGCTCGGCGGCACGGCGGCGCTTTGCTTCGAGCGACGGCGCCGAGTCAACCTGCAACTGGTCGCGACTTTCGCGACGCTTTGGATCGCGTCTGTCGCCGTGCAAACGTGGATCATGCCGACGCACGACTCATTTCGTCCGCTGGCCGAACTGGGGCGGCGTACTTCGAACTTCGTGCCCCCGGGGACCGTTGTACACTTGGTGAAACTTCCCGAAGTACAGATTCCGTTCTACATCGATCGGCCGCAACGACGTTGGGATGTAATAGAGAAGTTCACGCCGGAAGAAGCCGCACTTGCTTCCGAAAAAGTTTCCGACACAGCTTCCGATACGGCCGTCTCGCCGAGCGCCGTGTATGTCGTTACCTCGCGCGACTACGTCGAGCATCTGAGTAAATTATCGCACCAGGTCGAAGTGCTCGATTCCGGCACTCGCAGCGCGCACTTCACCAGCGATCGGGATCGGCTGGTGCTGCTGCGCATGGGCCTCGCTGCGGATTCGCGCCCGGCCGCAGCTCGACCGAACGGCGCTACGGTGAGATGA